A stretch of Lathyrus oleraceus cultivar Zhongwan6 chromosome 6, CAAS_Psat_ZW6_1.0, whole genome shotgun sequence DNA encodes these proteins:
- the LOC127092785 gene encoding WAT1-related protein At3g02690, chloroplastic — protein sequence MVAMKEVLPKYSPFFVSSFRLIPAGFLLVAFAASRGRPFPSGFNAWLSISLFALIDAACFQGFLAEGLEKTSAGLGSVIIDSQPLTVAVLAALLFGESIGIIGAAGLVLGVVGLVLLELPALSFDGSDFSLWGSGELWMLLAAQSMAVGTVMVRWVSKYSDPIMATGWDIELKMDDGDVDEHEVMQANYEALDEILHENGRVNIDSKLDIVGDGCLDIVEYDNVIVDEDSEFEEVEYDDEEVGEDGEFDEGEHDNEDGKFDGGEYDDEDVGEDGEYDDETGSGDVGVQEY from the exons ATGGTGGCGATGAAAGAAGTGCTTCCTAAATACAGTCCTTTCTTCGTTTCGTCTTTTCGTCTCATTCCAGCTGGGTTCCTTCTCGTTGCTTTTGCTGCTTCCAGAGGAAGGCCTTTTCCCTCTGGCTTTAATGCTTGGCTTTCCATTTCGCTCTTTGCTCTCATAGATGCTGCCTGCTTTCAG GGATTTCTCGCAGAAGGGTTGGAGAAGACTTCAGCTGGTTTGGGCAGT GTTATTATTGATTCACAACCTTTGACAGTGGCTGTACTTGCAGCTTTGTTGTTTGGTGAGTCCATTGGAATTATTGGAGCTGCTGGGCTTGTACTTGGTGTCGTAGGACTTGTGTTACTGGAG TTACCTGCCTTATCATTTGATGGGAGCGACTTCTCACTGTGGGGAAGTGGGGAGTTGTGGATGCTTCTTGCAGCTCAGAGCATGGCAGTTGGCACTGTTATGGTTCGTTGGGTATCCAAGTACTCTGATCCTATCATGGCAACTGGATGG GATATTGAATTGAAGATGGATGATGGTGATGTTGATGAGCATGAAGTGATGCAAGCTAACTAT GAAGCACTCGATGAGATTTTACATGAGAACGGTCGTGTTAACATTGATAGTAAACTGGATATTGTTGGTGATGGATGCTTGGATATTGTTGAATATGATAATGTAATTGTTGATGAAGATTCTGAGTTTGAAGAAGTTGAATACGATGATGAAGAAGTGGGTGAAGATGGTGAATTTGACGAAGGTGAACACGATAATGAAGATGGTAAATTTGATGGAGGTGAATACGATGATGAAGACGTAGGTGAAGATGGTGAATACGATGATGAGACCGGTTCTGGTGATGTTGGTGTACAAGAGTATTAG